A single region of the Raphanus sativus cultivar WK10039 chromosome 1, ASM80110v3, whole genome shotgun sequence genome encodes:
- the LOC108853800 gene encoding omega-hydroxypalmitate O-feruloyl transferase translates to MDSCIQELEFSHLHIPVTIKNKFLVHPSSPTPADQSPHHSLYLSNLDDTVGARVLTPSVYFYRSSNDQTKNRESLVLKRLQDALGEVLVPYYPLSGRLREVENGKLEVFFGAEQGALMVSASSSMALDNLGDLTVPNPAWLPLIFQYPEEEAYKILEMPLLIAQVTFFTCGGFSLGIRLCHCICDGFGAMQFLGSWAATAKNGRLIADPEPVWDREVFKPRNPPVVKYTHHEYLAVEEKSNLTNSLWETKPLQKCYRINKEFQCRVKSIAQGQDSTLVCSSFDAMAAHIWKSWVKALDVKPLEYNLRLTFSVNVRTRLQALKLRKGFYGNVVCLACATSSVSNVMNDSLSKTTRLVQEARVRVTEDYLRSMVDYMEVKRPKRLEFGGKLMITQWTRFEMYETADFGWGKPVYAGPIDLRPTPQVCVLLPQGGVESGGDQSMVVCLCLPPSAVHDFTRLLSLK, encoded by the coding sequence atggATTCTTGCATCCAAGAACTTGAGTTCTCTCATCTCCATATCCCTGTAACCATCAAGAACAAGTTTCTTGTACATCCATCAAGTCCAACACCTGCAGATCAATCTCCTCACCATAGTCTCTACCTATCAAACCTTGATGATACGGTCGGAGCGCGTGTCCTCACTCCCTCCGTTTATTTCTATCGATCAAGCAATGACCAAACCAAAAACAGAGAATCTTTGGTACTCAAACGGCTTCAAGATGCGCTTGGTGAGGTTTTAGTTCCGTATTATCCACTCTCCGGTAGGTTAAGGGAAGTGGAAAATGGGAAACTAGAAGTTTTTTTTGGCGCAGAGCAAGGTGCGTTGATGGTCTCAGCGAGTTCTTCAATGGCCTTAGATAATCTTGGAGATCTCACAGTGCCAAATCCTGCTTGGCTACCGCTAATCTTTCAGTatccagaagaagaagcttacAAAATACTCGAAATGCCGTTGCTTATAGCTCAAGTAACGTTTTTCACCTGTGGTGGGTTTAGCCTTGGGATTAGACTCTGCCATTGCATCTGCGATGGTTTTGGAGCTATGCAGTTTCTTGGCTCCTGGGCTGCTACAGCTAAAAACGGGAGACTGATTGCGGATCCTGAGCCGGTTTGGGATAGAGAAGTTTTCAAACCAAGGAACCCTCCAGTGGTGAAGTACACACATCATGAGTACCTTGCCGTTGAAGAAAAATCGAATCTGACGAACTCTCTGTGGGAAACGAAGCCATTGCAGAAATGTTACAGAATAAACAAGGAGTTTCAGTGTCGGGTTAAAAGCATTGCTCAAGGACAAGACTCGACCTTAGTTTGCAGCTCGTTCGATGCAATGGCTGCACATATATGGAAATCATGGGTCAAAGCACTTGATGTGAAGCCACTGGAATACAATCTCAGGCTCACGTTTTCGGTCAACGTAAGAACAAGACTCCAAGCTCTCAAACTGAGAAAAGGGTTCTACGGTAACGTGGTGTGTTTGGCTTGCGCTACGAGCAGTGTCAGCAATGTAATGAACGATTCTCTTTCCAAGACAACGAGGTTGGTTCAAGAGGCAAGGGTCAGGGTTACAGAGGATTACTTGCGTTCTATGGTGGACTACATGGAGGTGAAACGGCCAAAGCGGTTAGAGTTTGGAGGGAAGCTGATGATAACGCAATGGACCCGGTTCGAAATGTACGAGACTGCGGATTTTGGATGGGGTAAACCGGTTTATGCAGGACCGATAGACTTGAGACCTACACCACAGGTTTGTGTATTGTTACCTCAAGGAGGAGTCGAGTCTGGTGGTGATCAAAGCATGGTGGTTTGCCTATGCTTGCCTCCTTCTGCTGTTCATGATTTCACTCGGCTTTTATCTTTAAAATGA